The genomic segment GTGCCATCAAGATCGGAGGCGATAAGCTGATACATTGTGGGCAATCCGGTAGATTCTGAGAGCATTGATTTTATCTTCTATGTAGCCTGCATTGCGCTTGTAAAAATGCCAATTAAAACTAATTAAAAACCCGAATCTGGTGATGCCAGATAAGCTTGCTCTGCTGCAGTAGCGCTTCTGTTCAGCAAACGGTTTCGGTGGGGAAAACGGCCAAATTGCTGGATGACGGCGTGGTGCTTAACGGCATAGTCATAAAAACCTTTGAGTTGCTCGTGCGATTGCCAGTCTTTCATGAGCATGAGCGTTTCTTCCTGATCGCTAAGATTTTCTGAGTGCTCAAAAGGTAAATAAAGAAAAAGCTGCTCCAGCGCTTGAAGCTGATCGTGATATTTGGCTTTGATTGCCTCTTTCGCGGTTTGCAGCGCAAGGTGGTCATACGCAAAAGAGCGTGCATCATTCCTAAAAATATTGCGTGGAAACTGATCCAATAAAATAATAAAAGCCAAGCAAGAGTGAGGGGCGTTCAGCCAGTGATTCAGCTCACCTTTTTCAGCGGCAAGGATTGCAGGCAGAAATTGCGCTTTTATTTGTGCGTCAAATTCAGCATTTTTGCGAAACCATTCGGTTCGAACTTCAAGTTGCCTGCCAAACCAGAAAGAAAGTACATCTGCTGGATTCATTGTTGCTCCGTAAGTCATTTCGATAGTGGGTTACAATACGCCGTTTTAGCCCAGCTTGTGTGTGGAGCGTTATGCAAAATGTAGTTGAAGTGGTCATTATTGGGGCGGGTGCTGCGGGAATGATGTGTGCCGCTACGGCTGGTCAGAAAGGGCGCAGTGTTGTTTTGATCGATCACGCCACCAAGCTTGCTGAGAAGATTCGCATCTCCGGAGGCGGGCGCTGTAACTTCACCAATCTGAATACATTGGCTGGCTGCTATCAATCAGAAAACCCGCACTTTGTTAAATCAGCGCTCAAACAATACAGCCAGTTTGATTTTATCAAAATGGTTGAGTCACATGGCCTCGGTTACCACGAAAAAACGCTAGGTCAGCTTTTTTGTGATCAGGGATCGCAGGCGATTATTGACATGCTCAAAGCTGAAGTTGATCTTGGCGGCGCAATTTGGCGTATGGATACCGCAATAATCTCTATTCAAAAAACTGAAGCGGGTTTTGAGGTGGTAACCAGCAGGGAAACCTGGCTGTGTAGCTCGCTGGTAGTCGCTTGCGGAGGCTTATCTATCCCTCCGATTGGGGCGACAGGGCTGGGCTTTGAAATTGCCAAACAATTTGATATTCCTCTTATGCCACTTGCGCCTGCTTTAGTACCGCTCACATTTCAGCCGCAGGATCTTTGGGCTGATTTAGCGGGCGTGGCCATTGAAGACACTATCGTTAAGTGCGGTCATACAGAATTCAGGGAGGCCATTTTACTGACGCATAAAGGGGTCTCAGGGCCCGCGATTTTGCAAATATCAAGTTACTGGCGCTCTGGTGATGCATTAGAGATCGATCTGGTGCCGGATGTAGATTTTGATGCGTTTTGGGCTGCTGCTAATCGGGATGCGCTTATCACTACTGCGCTTGCTGAAATTTTGCCAAAACGACTGGTACATGCATGGCTGGCTGCATGGGGTGAGATCAAACCGCTGAAACAATATTCCCCTAAAGAGCGGGCTGCAATTGCTGATAGCTTCCATTGCTGGCGGATTATTCCTTCGGGCTCGGTTGGATATAAAAAAGCAGAAGTAACACGCGGTGGGGTGGATACACAGGCGCTGTCTTCTAAAACGATGGAATCGCGCCAGGTTGCGGGCTTATTTTTTGTTGGTGAAGTGGTTGATGTGACCGGCTGGCTGGGCGGATACAACTTTCAATGGGCTTGGTCATCCGGATATGTTGCAGGATTAAATTGTTAGGTGTATAACTAAATCTCCAGCAACAGCAAAAGGAGATCGAATGAATAGTTTCCAAGGTGTGCTGTTTTCGGAGGTGAAGTTAACCCCCGTTGCGACGCGGCTAATGTGTCGTTTTGCTGGATGCCTGTAGTGCAGTGAAGGCACAGAACCAAGCCATCACGTGAAAGCCATCAGGTGTCGTAGTAACTGCTCTTTGCGTGTATTAGATGTAAGTGTGTTTAATGTATGAACTGTTAAGGTTGTAGCTGTAGATGTGGCCGTACCGTAGTATTTTTTGTACGTGTTTTTCCTGTAGCTGCTGTTGAAGTGAAAGTTGTTTTTATTAACATTAACCTTCAGTATGCATTTCATCTGTTTTACCGCAAGAAGCAACGGGGCGCATTCGCGTCCCGTTGTCGTTTCTGCTTGTTAATCATTAACTTGCTTAATAGGGCTCAGAACTTGTCTGTTGTTGCATTTCCGGTCTGAACCTTAATCCCGCTTATTGAAGTGCCCCTGCTTTACTTGGCTGAAAATGTATTACAGCTATTTACTGCGCCACTTTCCAGCCCTTGCTTAAACCAGTGCATCCGCTGCGCCGAGCTGCCATGCGTGAATGCGTCTGGAGTGACAGCGCGGCCAGCACTGCGTTGCAGCGTATCGTCGCCTATTGCATTTGCCGCAGCCAGCCCTGCCTCAATGTCCCCGGGTTCTAATAGCTTATTTTGAGCGGCATAATAGCCCCAGACGCCCGCTAAGCAATCTGCCTGCAACTCAAGTTTTACAGATAAAGCGTTAGCTTGTTTCTTAGATAACTGCTGCTGTTTTTGATGCACTTTGCCGGAAATACCTGATAAATTTTGCACATGATGACCAATTTCATGAGCTAACACATAGGCATTGGCAAAGTCACCAGGAGCACCGTACCGTTTGGCCAGCTCATCATAAAAGCTAAGGTCGATATAGACTTTTTTGTCGGCCGGGCAATAAAAAGGTCCCATCGCAGAAGATGCGCTGCCACAGGCGGATTCAACTGCATTTCTAAATAAATAAAGCTTGGGACGGATATAGGCTGAGCCAAAGGCTTCAGGATAGACTTTGTTCCACACATCCTCTGTGGACGCTAAAATACTGCGGGCAAATTCACTGGCCGGGTCTTTTGCTGGATGCTGTGCGGGCGCATGCCGGGCCACTGGGGCGGGTGGTGTATGATTTGCGATCAGCCCCAGTACTTGCAAGGGGTTTTGACCCAGAAGCAAGCTGATAATGCTAACCACCACTACACCCCCAATACCCAGCTGACCCAGTGGCAAACCGCTTGATGAAGTGCCGCTGCCGGTTTCATCATCCCGGTGATCTTCGACATTATCGCTTCGTCTTAAATCTTGCCAGCGCATAGCATTCTCCGCTCTTCGTGGTTTAGCTCAGGCCAAGCACATCTTGCATATTAAATAGGCCAGTTGTTTGCTCTGTTAAAAAGCGGGCGGCCCGGATTGAGCCTTGTGCGTAGATATTGCGGTTAGAGGCTTTATGCGAAATTTCGATCCGCTCGCCCATGCCTGCAAAAATCACGGTGTGATCACCAATCACATCTCCGCCACGCAGTGTGGCAAAGCCGATACTTGAAGGATCACGCTCGCCGGTAATGCCTTGCCTGTCATAAACGGCACAATCTGCAAGATTACGGCCTAATGCACCAGCAACGGCTTCGCCCAGCATTAAAGCTGTTCCTGAAGGAGCATCAACCTTCATGCGGTGATGCATTTCTACAATCTCAATGTCATAGCCGGTGTTGAGCGTTTTTGCGGCGACTTCAAGCAATTTAACCAGCAAATTGACGCCTGCACTCATATTGTAGGCATGCACAATGGCAATTTTATCTGCTGCAGCCTGAATGGCTGCTTTTCCTGCCTCATCAAAGCCAGTGGTGCCAATAATCATATTCACACCGTGTTGTTGGCAGGCAACTAAGTGTTGCAGTGTGCCTTCAGGACGGGTGAAGTCGATTAAAACATCGGCTCCTGCTAAATTTTCAAAATTGGCGCTGATGTTTACACCACAATTTTTACCAAGAAAAGCAGATGCATCTTGGCCCACAGCAGAGCTGTTTTCACGATCAAGAGCCGCAAAAAGCTGGCAATCACTCTGGGCAAGTACGGCCTCGATGAGCATACGGCCCATGCGGCCACTGCTGCCGGCAATGGCAATTTTTATGCTCATGGATTATTCCTTGCTGGCTGGTGCAGCCGTTACGCCGCTTGCTGCCGTTGTGGCAGCGGGCAGGTCTGCTGATTTGAATTTTGCGGGGGCAGGTAATGTTTCGCCGCTGAAACGAATCAGGCTATCTCCTTCAAATACAAGGACAAAGCTCTTTTTTTCTTTTAGCTCACCTGCCCGTGCATCGCTGTAGATGTAATCCCAGCGATTGGCGTGAAAGGGGTCGTTCAGTAAGGGGGTGCCTAAAAGAAAGCGGACTTGCGAGCGCGTCATTCCTGCTTTGAGCTTAGTAACCTGATCGGCTGTGATCTCGTTTCCCTGTGGGATATCGAGCTTATAAGGTGTAATAAAATTTGCAACACTGCACGCTGAGGTCATCAGCGCGATAGGGAGCAACAAAATGAGTACTTTTGCCTTCAACATGAGCGATATTCTTCCAGAGCGGGTTGGAGTGACCAACTTAAACGCTATATCATAACCTGATCTGGCCGCTTGCCGAAGCACATAGCCTAAATCAGGGAGATAAGACATGAGTAAAGCAAACGAATTAAAAGAAATGGGGCTGAAAGCGACAGGACCCCGCCTGAAGATTCTGAACTTATTTGAGACAGGTGATCAGCGCCATATGACAGCGGAAGATGTCTATCGTCTGTTGCTTGCTGACAATTTAGATATTGGTCTGGCCACCGTTTACCGGGTGCTGACTCAATTTGAGCAGGCAGGAATATTAGTACGCCATCACTTTGAAACAGGTAAATCTGTTTTTGAATTGAGTGCAGGCGGGCATCATGATCACCTTGTTTGCGTGAAGTGTGGGCAGGTTGAAGAATTTTATGATTCGGAAATTGAAAAACGACAGGATGAGATTGCGAAAAAGCATAATTTTGAAATTCAGGACCATGAAATGTATTTGTATGGCATTTGTGTAAAATGTAAGGCCGCGTAATTTGTGATTCCGTGGCTGGATAATACTTTGCAATTCCCTGCGCTTTCCCTTGCGCTGCGAGAGCCAAATGGTCTGCTGGCGGCTGGAGGCGATTTATCGCCCCGGCGGGTGCTGGCGGCTTATGCGGAGGGGATTTTTCCCTGGTTTATGCCGGGTGAACCTATTCTTTGGTGGAGCCCCGATCCACGTATGGTGCTCTTTCCTGAAGAGCTGCATATTCCTAAGTCCCTCGACAAGGTTTTGCGTAATCGTCCCTATGACGTACGTTTTGATACCGCATTTGATCGGGTGATGCAGGGCTGTGCTGCACCGCGGGACGGAGAGCCAGCAACATGGATCAGCGATGAGATTCGTGCCAGCTACGGGGCTTTGCATCGCGGTGGCTGGGCACATTCTGCAGAGTGTTGGATGGATGGGGAGCTGGCAGGAGGATTATATGGAATCGCCATTGGCAAAATGTTCTACGGTGAATCCATGTTTGCCAGAAAACCGGATGCTTCCAAAATTGCTTTTGTGCATTTAGTGCGATATTTACATCAGCAGGGATTTGAATTGATTGATTGTCAGATGCGTACCGATCATCTGGCTCGTTTTGGTGCGCGGGAGATTTTGCGTGATGAATTTATAGAGCGGCTGAAGCGGCTTACTCCAAAAGAGCATCTTGCCGGGCCTTGGACTTATCAATACAGGGTAGAAGGATGAATGATTCCTTACGAACGCGCACCTCTCAGCTGCAATTTTATACAACGGCAACTTATGAGTGCAGCTACCTAGATCATCAGGTCGCCAGATCTCAGGTTGCCGTACCTGCCGAGCTGATTGACGGGCATGCCTATAGCCAGCTGGTGCAACATGGGTTTCGGCGCAGTGGTTTATTTGTTTATCGGCCATGGTGTGATCATTGCAAAGCATGCGTGCCTGTCAGGCTTCCTGTTGCCCTGTTTAAGCCAGACCGCACTCAGCGCCGTGCGCTGAAGCGGCATGCAGATTTGCAAGTGCGGGTAATGGGCCTTGAATATTTAGAATCACATTATTTACTCTATCAGCGTTACCAGGTTGCCCGTCATGCTGGCGGAGGGATGGATCAGGATAATCGTGAGCAATATCAGAATTTTATTTTAAAAAGTAATGTCAGTAGTTTTCTGGCTGAATTTAGTATCAATAATGAAGTTCAGATGGTAAGCCTGATTGATCAGTTAGATGACGGTATTTCTTCTGTTTATACCTTTTATAATCCGGATATGCCCAATAGCAGCTTTGGTGTATTTAATATTCTTTGGCAAATTTCACTGGCCGGAGAAATGCAGCTTCCCTATGTGTATCTGGGATACTGGATTGATCAATGCCGTAAAATGGCTTACAAAGCACGCTATAAACCGATTGAGGGATTATTCAATGGCCGCTGGCAGCCTTTGCCAATTGAGTGATTAATAAAAAGCGGGCGTTCTCTGCTGACATTTTGCCAATGATCAATGATTAACATAATTGCCACATTTATTGTGCGATGCAATACAAGTTGAATCAGAGCTGCTAACATCTATTGAACAATGATGTGGTGATGAGACGGCAAAATGAAAATCAGAGTGGTTTTTAATCAGAAAGGCGGCGTAGGTAAATCGACAATAACGGTTAATCTGGCCGCTGCAGCAGCTAAAGCTGGCCAGCGTGTGTTGGTGGTTGATCTCGATCCTCAGGGTAATTCCAGTCATTATCTATTGGGCGCTGGGCTTGATTTGGCTAAGCCCGGTTTATTTGATTTTTTTGATCAGGTGCTCAATTTTAGTATGTATGCTAAAGCGCCTGCGGCATTTGTTCACCGTACGCCATTTGAGCGGCTTTCAATTATGCCCTCGCATCCTTCAATTGCTGAATTAGAATCAAAGTTAGAATCCCGGCATAAAATTTATAAGTTGCGTGAGGCGCTCAATGAATTAGCCAGTGATTTTGATGAAGTTTGGCTGGATACGCCACCGGCATTAAATTTCTTTACGCTTTCAGCCCTGATTGCCGCTCAGGGCTGTTTAATTCCTTTTGATTGCGATGAGTTTTCTCGCCATGCTCTTTTGGGACTGATTGACAGGGTGGCAGAAATACGCAATGACCATAATGCTGATCTGGCAGTAGAAGGAATCATTGTGAACCAGTATCAGGCGCGTGCAAGCTTGCCTGCGCGTATGGTTACAGAGTTGCAAGTGCAGGGCTTGCCGGTGCTGGATGTTTTCCTGGGGGCATCGGTAAAGGTAAGAGAATCTCATGAACGGGCGATTCCCTTGTTGTTGCTTGATCCTAACCATAAATTATCGCAGCAGTTTAGCGCACTATACGCCCTGCTTAATTAACGTCAGGCGGGCAAATTAGCGTAATGCCTCTGCCCGCTTGCGCTTGCTTCGCTAGTATTAAAATGGCGAAGTAAGAAATAAAGTGGCTTGTTTATCATCAAAGCCAGCTTTTACTGAATTAAAAAAATTACACTGATTATTGAGCAAGACAGCTTGAATCAATACTTCATGCGCCGATAGAAAGGAGACGTCATGCAAGAGCGGGCCAGGGTACTCATCGTTGATGATGAACCTTTTAATCTGGAAATATTGTCTGAGCATCTGAGCGATGCTGGCTACGAAGTGGTTGTGGCCGAAGATGGCGAAGTAGCCTGGCAAATTTTGTCGCAAGACCGGGCGTTTGATACGGTCTTGTTGGATCGTATGATGCCACGTATGGACGGCATGGCCTTGCTTGCCCGATTAAGACAGCAGCCAGAATTTGAACATTTGCCGGTGATTATGCAAACGGCCGTAGGCGCGGCAGAGAATGTGCGTGAAGGCCTTGCCGCTGGCGCATATTACTATCTGATTAAGCCATTTCAGCGCGATATGCTGTTGGCGATTGTGGCGGCAGCGGTTAATTTTCATCGGGAAAAAAGCCAGCTCGATGCACAACTTGCGGCACAGGCCAGCTCCTATCATTTATTAATGAAAGGTGAGTTTCATTTCCAAACGCTGGAAGAAGCGCGGCATCTTACATTATTGCTGTCCAATGCCTGCCCGGAACCGCAAAGGGTTGCATTGGGCTTGTCAGAATTATTGGTCAATGCCGTTGAGCATGGTAATTTGGCGATCAGCTATGCTGAAAAAACACGGTTGTTACAGCATGGGTGCTGGCAAGATGAGGTTGAAGCTCGTTTAAGCCTGCCTGAATATGAAAAGCGCAAAGTGAAAGTGGCTTTTTACAGGGAAGAAGAAGACATTATTTTTACGATTACCGATGAAGGCAAGGGCTTTGAATGGCAGCCTTTTTTAGAAATGTCGCCAGAGCGTGCATTTGATCCGCATGGCCGGGGGATTTCGATGGCGCGGATGTTATCGTTTCAATCGGTGGAATACAAAGGCTGTGGCAATCAGGTCATTGCGAGGGTCAGGCCAGCTCCGGTTGAATAAGGCGTAAAAAATAAAGCCGGCGCAATGCCGGCTTTATTCATTTGCATGCTTCTATTTCAAATGCTCTGCTTTCCAGCGCATTGCGGCATAGATGCGTTTTTTAGGGCTGGGGTGATCAAAAAGAATAATTCTTCTAAATAACCCGGATCAGATTTTCTGTATTCGGTGAGTTTTAAATTAGCTTCGGCCATTCCATCGGCTTGTCTTGCCGCATTAATTCCAAAGGCGTCTGCTTCAGTTTCAGCGGTACGGATAATGGTATTTTGAACCGGCGTCATCAAGAAAAAATAAGCAGATAAAAACGCCATAAAAAATGGCAGGCTGACAGGATCACTATGATGCCTGATATTATGCTTTTGCCCCCAGCGCTTTACTGAAAAAGTTAGGATTTTATGAATGAAAATAAAGCCAAATAATAAAATTAATCCAAAATTCAAAAGCAATTTATAAACATGATTTAAAACATAATGGCCAATTTCATGCCCCATGACCGCCTCAATTTCTGAAGGGCTGCAGCGGTGCAACAGGTTATCGTTTAAACGAATTGCGGCACTGCCGAATATACCGCTTACATTGGCGCTGATTCGGTTGCTTTGTTTGGAGGCATCAAACTGATACACATTATCTGCAGGGATTCCATTGGCGCGGGCAATAGATAAAATGGGCTCTTTAATTTTCTGATCACTGAGTGGTTGGTATTGATTAAATAATGGATCAATATAGACCGGGCCCAGTAACATCATAACTGAAAGTAGGCCAATACTTAGTACGGCACCCAATGCCCACCATAAGCGGGGCATCTTCTGAATAAGCAAATAAATTAGGCTAAGAAAAAAGCCCATGCTGAGTACTGAAATGGTAGTGCTGATGGCTTGTTCTGTCAGCCAGGCCGTAAAACTCAGATTTGACAGGCCGTATTGATGCTCCCGAAAAAAACTTTGGTACGCCGTGAGCGGAAATGATAATAAGGTTAAGAAAAATACAAAGCCGGTGCTGATTGATAAATTGTGCAGAAATTTAAAACGCGTTATTTTTTCTGCCTTAATTCTGATGCGAATTAATATTCCCGATTTAAGAATAATCCAGCAGGCACCGATACCAAGCAGAGTATTAGCCAGCAGCAGCCAGTAGCCTCCTTCAAAATAAGCATCGGAGCGGGCTTTATTAATTGGAGAAATCCGCTGCATATAGGCTTCTGTGGCGGCCATTGGGTCGGCAGGTAATGCGGCCTGCCATGCTTCACTGGCGGGGCTGATGACGGCCGAGGCTCTGGCGGCTGCATTGGTAGAAACAGGTGCAAAACAGGCAATAGCAAAAGAGAGCAAGAGCGACAACAAAATCAGGGGCCAGAAAAGTTTTTTTACCACTTTTATATCTCCATTATGTTTTTCAGGGGATTACTCAAGTATTTCTATGGCCATGCCTTCGTGAATGATGCCTCCTTTCTCTACATTGATGTTTTGGCCAAACAGCACGCCCGCTGCGCTTTTACGATATTTGGCCATGGTGCGCAAAGGTTCCTGATCTTTTGATTTTTCGCCGGTTTCCGGGTCTATCGTGGTAAATACGCAACGCTCGCAGGGTTTGACGAAATTAAAAATCACCTCTCCAATGCGGATTTTTTTCCAGCGGTCTTCTGCAAAGGCTTCAGCGCCACGTACGATTAAATTGGGGCGAAAGCGCTGCATGGATAAGCTGCGGCCAACACGCTCGCTTAGATCTCCCAGAGAAGCTTCGCCAATCAGGAGCAAGGGATGGCCGTCCACAAAGGCAATGGGCACTTCGGTGCTGCTGTGCCGGTTCAGCTCAAAGCCAGCCCAAAGTAATACGACTTGCTCTCCCAGATAGGCAGAGCACCATGCATCGGCATCGCTGGCTCCGTGGCGGGCGGTGAAGTCGCTTTGCCATACGCTGGCCGGGTGGATTTGATTAAAGCGCGAGGTGGCAATGAAAAGCGTGGGCATGCCGGGTGCGCTCAGCGTCAGCCCTTCATCACTGGGCTCGGCCGATAGCAGCACTAATTTGGGAAAATCACGTCCGGTAACCAGCAGCCCATTGGGTCTTGCAATCATCCACATACGATCAAAAGGCAAGCCACTGCTCAGCACTTCGCTTTGCTGCAGGCGCTGCCCCTTGCTGGATTTAAGCGGGTAGCGGTAAAGCCCTGTGAGCCGGATTGGCATGGTGTTAACCCTGTAAAATTGCTTACGTTAACTGAAT from the Iodobacter fluviatilis genome contains:
- a CDS encoding response regulator; amino-acid sequence: MQERARVLIVDDEPFNLEILSEHLSDAGYEVVVAEDGEVAWQILSQDRAFDTVLLDRMMPRMDGMALLARLRQQPEFEHLPVIMQTAVGAAENVREGLAAGAYYYLIKPFQRDMLLAIVAAAVNFHREKSQLDAQLAAQASSYHLLMKGEFHFQTLEEARHLTLLLSNACPEPQRVALGLSELLVNAVEHGNLAISYAEKTRLLQHGCWQDEVEARLSLPEYEKRKVKVAFYREEEDIIFTITDEGKGFEWQPFLEMSPERAFDPHGRGISMARMLSFQSVEYKGCGNQVIARVRPAPVE
- the aat gene encoding leucyl/phenylalanyl-tRNA--protein transferase, which codes for MIPWLDNTLQFPALSLALREPNGLLAAGGDLSPRRVLAAYAEGIFPWFMPGEPILWWSPDPRMVLFPEELHIPKSLDKVLRNRPYDVRFDTAFDRVMQGCAAPRDGEPATWISDEIRASYGALHRGGWAHSAECWMDGELAGGLYGIAIGKMFYGESMFARKPDASKIAFVHLVRYLHQQGFELIDCQMRTDHLARFGAREILRDEFIERLKRLTPKEHLAGPWTYQYRVEG
- a CDS encoding DUF924 family protein: MNPADVLSFWFGRQLEVRTEWFRKNAEFDAQIKAQFLPAILAAEKGELNHWLNAPHSCLAFIILLDQFPRNIFRNDARSFAYDHLALQTAKEAIKAKYHDQLQALEQLFLYLPFEHSENLSDQEETLMLMKDWQSHEQLKGFYDYAVKHHAVIQQFGRFPHRNRLLNRSATAAEQAYLASPDSGF
- a CDS encoding ParA family protein, producing the protein MKIRVVFNQKGGVGKSTITVNLAAAAAKAGQRVLVVDLDPQGNSSHYLLGAGLDLAKPGLFDFFDQVLNFSMYAKAPAAFVHRTPFERLSIMPSHPSIAELESKLESRHKIYKLREALNELASDFDEVWLDTPPALNFFTLSALIAAQGCLIPFDCDEFSRHALLGLIDRVAEIRNDHNADLAVEGIIVNQYQARASLPARMVTELQVQGLPVLDVFLGASVKVRESHERAIPLLLLDPNHKLSQQFSALYALLN
- the ypfJ gene encoding KPN_02809 family neutral zinc metallopeptidase, with product MRWQDLRRSDNVEDHRDDETGSGTSSSGLPLGQLGIGGVVVVSIISLLLGQNPLQVLGLIANHTPPAPVARHAPAQHPAKDPASEFARSILASTEDVWNKVYPEAFGSAYIRPKLYLFRNAVESACGSASSAMGPFYCPADKKVYIDLSFYDELAKRYGAPGDFANAYVLAHEIGHHVQNLSGISGKVHQKQQQLSKKQANALSVKLELQADCLAGVWGYYAAQNKLLEPGDIEAGLAAANAIGDDTLQRSAGRAVTPDAFTHGSSAQRMHWFKQGLESGAVNSCNTFSAK
- a CDS encoding M48 family metallopeptidase; this encodes MVKKLFWPLILLSLLLSFAIACFAPVSTNAAARASAVISPASEAWQAALPADPMAATEAYMQRISPINKARSDAYFEGGYWLLLANTLLGIGACWIILKSGILIRIRIKAEKITRFKFLHNLSISTGFVFFLTLLSFPLTAYQSFFREHQYGLSNLSFTAWLTEQAISTTISVLSMGFFLSLIYLLIQKMPRLWWALGAVLSIGLLSVMMLLGPVYIDPLFNQYQPLSDQKIKEPILSIARANGIPADNVYQFDASKQSNRISANVSGIFGSAAIRLNDNLLHRCSPSEIEAVMGHEIGHYVLNHVYKLLLNFGLILLFGFIFIHKILTFSVKRWGQKHNIRHHSDPVSLPFFMAFLSAYFFLMTPVQNTIIRTAETEADAFGINAARQADGMAEANLKLTEYRKSDPGYLEELFFLITPALKNASMPQCAGKQSI
- a CDS encoding MOSC domain-containing protein, which encodes MPIRLTGLYRYPLKSSKGQRLQQSEVLSSGLPFDRMWMIARPNGLLVTGRDFPKLVLLSAEPSDEGLTLSAPGMPTLFIATSRFNQIHPASVWQSDFTARHGASDADAWCSAYLGEQVVLLWAGFELNRHSSTEVPIAFVDGHPLLLIGEASLGDLSERVGRSLSMQRFRPNLIVRGAEAFAEDRWKKIRIGEVIFNFVKPCERCVFTTIDPETGEKSKDQEPLRTMAKYRKSAAGVLFGQNINVEKGGIIHEGMAIEILE
- a CDS encoding outer membrane protein assembly factor BamE; protein product: MLKAKVLILLLPIALMTSACSVANFITPYKLDIPQGNEITADQVTKLKAGMTRSQVRFLLGTPLLNDPFHANRWDYIYSDARAGELKEKKSFVLVFEGDSLIRFSGETLPAPAKFKSADLPAATTAASGVTAAPASKE
- the fur gene encoding ferric iron uptake transcriptional regulator; amino-acid sequence: MSKANELKEMGLKATGPRLKILNLFETGDQRHMTAEDVYRLLLADNLDIGLATVYRVLTQFEQAGILVRHHFETGKSVFELSAGGHHDHLVCVKCGQVEEFYDSEIEKRQDEIAKKHNFEIQDHEMYLYGICVKCKAA
- a CDS encoding NAD(P)/FAD-dependent oxidoreductase, with the protein product MQNVVEVVIIGAGAAGMMCAATAGQKGRSVVLIDHATKLAEKIRISGGGRCNFTNLNTLAGCYQSENPHFVKSALKQYSQFDFIKMVESHGLGYHEKTLGQLFCDQGSQAIIDMLKAEVDLGGAIWRMDTAIISIQKTEAGFEVVTSRETWLCSSLVVACGGLSIPPIGATGLGFEIAKQFDIPLMPLAPALVPLTFQPQDLWADLAGVAIEDTIVKCGHTEFREAILLTHKGVSGPAILQISSYWRSGDALEIDLVPDVDFDAFWAAANRDALITTALAEILPKRLVHAWLAAWGEIKPLKQYSPKERAAIADSFHCWRIIPSGSVGYKKAEVTRGGVDTQALSSKTMESRQVAGLFFVGEVVDVTGWLGGYNFQWAWSSGYVAGLNC
- a CDS encoding arginyltransferase, which produces MNDSLRTRTSQLQFYTTATYECSYLDHQVARSQVAVPAELIDGHAYSQLVQHGFRRSGLFVYRPWCDHCKACVPVRLPVALFKPDRTQRRALKRHADLQVRVMGLEYLESHYLLYQRYQVARHAGGGMDQDNREQYQNFILKSNVSSFLAEFSINNEVQMVSLIDQLDDGISSVYTFYNPDMPNSSFGVFNILWQISLAGEMQLPYVYLGYWIDQCRKMAYKARYKPIEGLFNGRWQPLPIE
- the dapB gene encoding 4-hydroxy-tetrahydrodipicolinate reductase, producing MSIKIAIAGSSGRMGRMLIEAVLAQSDCQLFAALDRENSSAVGQDASAFLGKNCGVNISANFENLAGADVLIDFTRPEGTLQHLVACQQHGVNMIIGTTGFDEAGKAAIQAAADKIAIVHAYNMSAGVNLLVKLLEVAAKTLNTGYDIEIVEMHHRMKVDAPSGTALMLGEAVAGALGRNLADCAVYDRQGITGERDPSSIGFATLRGGDVIGDHTVIFAGMGERIEISHKASNRNIYAQGSIRAARFLTEQTTGLFNMQDVLGLS